From one Nitrospira sp. MA-1 genomic stretch:
- a CDS encoding DUF3365 domain-containing protein translates to MTSVRSSIGLSMVFLSTLLIGIFSSSFLQAGESNAMKNLSPEKVADFIHAIVEADRHVYTSHIVKRMQEQGVVVAREDWENKNAIPLPAQFLHISSKLVAESGHGIRFRLISLWPIYRRNGPATDFERKALEQLSLNSDTPQRGIVSTGKKRLFQAIYADKAINDTCTTCHNAHPLSPKRDFSKGDVMGAIVITIPLED, encoded by the coding sequence ATGACAAGCGTACGAAGTAGCATCGGTTTATCGATGGTTTTTCTTTCGACCCTCCTCATTGGAATATTTTCTTCATCATTTTTGCAAGCAGGTGAATCCAACGCCATGAAAAATCTGTCACCGGAGAAAGTGGCAGACTTTATCCATGCCATCGTGGAGGCGGACCGCCATGTCTACACTTCACATATCGTGAAGAGAATGCAGGAGCAAGGCGTCGTGGTGGCGCGGGAAGATTGGGAAAACAAAAATGCCATTCCCCTTCCTGCCCAGTTCCTCCATATTTCCAGTAAATTAGTCGCGGAATCAGGTCACGGCATTCGATTTCGTTTAATTAGTCTGTGGCCAATATATCGAAGGAATGGCCCTGCAACGGATTTCGAACGAAAGGCCTTGGAACAACTTTCGCTAAATTCCGATACACCCCAACGTGGAATTGTTTCCACCGGGAAAAAGCGCTTATTTCAGGCAATTTATGCCGACAAAGCGATTAATGATACCTGCACGACGTGCCATAATGCTCACCCCTTAAGTCCCAAGCGTGACTTCAGCAAAGGCGACGTCATGGGGGCAATTGTCATCACCATTCCTTTAGAAGATTAA
- a CDS encoding ATP-binding protein: protein MKSPEPAKRKKGLTKKLVLSMLLVGALPLVIGLVLAFYQGTQEIREVNGSSFEALATETARKLDLVMADELARTALLTTDIKIIEQLERTRDALSELNPQELALTLKQEQEAWNSKEADLLERILKGPFAGILQQHVGGTFMDPGHPIPVITRSATRGLFITDRAGRVVASLDSDIPYLHQEEAWWKGAFHNGVGQPYIGQVAFDSLRGVYTFTLALPIMDSLRYEAIGVLLRVYDAKEFFAPSIDIIRFGKTGHVMLIDSRGVVLSCPILPTGTSISDTRLIPLVTPLHAGWTLAPSDGHGGTATSIIGFAPLSNTRQITQISTGQTWHMFVWQSSEEVFAPIEHFFKWIATFGLLGVGLLVTLGYIAASRIAAPIRRLQEAAKQIGKGEYREPLTLSTGDEIEELADEVNRMNQQLMSQFAGLESQVEMKTQEVKYLEESTIKILDNVPDPVLMVGPDEQIEYLNNASKEAFAVANGEMIGSPLFQIFSLDPATQDRLKQEMHAVQITEPPSSDNTKTNPSNASLQDPLVPTNWTQTGTHRQEIRINQRTFRYRWFGVQARPGRGPSVGLVLRDTTEESILQDRVIQGEKLASLGVLSAGIGHELNNPLVGVIGLGEAIQEETNPEQIKEYARGIVQHGKRMASIVRDFTGQSGKKLTEGQSLINLNELLEQSLTTVKDLFPSIPVNIQTHLGSIPSIQGKALELGQAFTNIITNAFQSMKQGGKLDISTETSGHELEIRIQDTGGGIPPTHLPRVFDPFFTTKGQGEGSGLGLTVAYRIINKLGGHIRMESEEGRGTTCLITLPVSNAHLAKERNSTS from the coding sequence GTGAAAAGCCCTGAACCCGCCAAACGAAAAAAAGGACTGACCAAAAAACTGGTCCTGTCCATGTTGCTGGTCGGTGCCCTCCCTTTGGTCATTGGACTCGTGCTGGCTTTCTACCAGGGCACCCAGGAAATTCGCGAGGTTAATGGATCCAGCTTTGAAGCGCTCGCAACCGAAACAGCCAGAAAGCTTGATCTAGTCATGGCTGATGAACTCGCCCGCACCGCCCTACTGACCACTGATATCAAAATCATTGAACAACTCGAACGCACCCGCGATGCCCTCAGTGAGTTGAATCCTCAAGAGCTGGCTCTCACCCTCAAACAGGAACAAGAAGCCTGGAACAGCAAGGAGGCGGACCTCCTTGAAAGAATTCTGAAAGGGCCGTTTGCCGGGATTCTGCAACAACATGTGGGGGGAACCTTTATGGACCCGGGCCACCCGATTCCGGTCATTACCCGATCTGCCACCCGTGGCCTATTTATTACCGATCGCGCGGGACGGGTCGTTGCAAGCCTGGATTCCGACATTCCCTACCTTCATCAGGAAGAAGCATGGTGGAAAGGCGCATTTCACAATGGCGTCGGCCAACCGTATATCGGCCAGGTGGCGTTTGATTCCCTTCGGGGTGTTTATACATTTACCCTTGCGCTCCCCATTATGGATAGCCTGCGGTATGAAGCCATCGGCGTCCTGCTCCGTGTTTATGACGCCAAGGAGTTCTTTGCTCCTTCAATCGACATTATTCGATTTGGTAAAACCGGCCATGTCATGCTCATTGACAGCCGTGGCGTGGTCTTGAGCTGCCCGATCCTTCCCACGGGCACTTCCATTAGTGACACCCGGCTTATTCCCCTCGTCACCCCGCTGCATGCCGGATGGACTCTAGCCCCAAGCGATGGGCATGGGGGTACTGCAACTTCCATCATCGGATTTGCCCCTCTGAGCAATACTCGTCAGATTACTCAAATATCCACCGGGCAGACCTGGCATATGTTTGTCTGGCAATCATCTGAAGAGGTCTTTGCCCCTATAGAGCATTTTTTTAAATGGATAGCGACTTTTGGGTTACTGGGAGTCGGGTTGCTCGTCACGTTGGGATATATCGCGGCTAGTCGAATTGCCGCACCCATTCGCCGTCTTCAGGAAGCCGCCAAACAAATCGGCAAGGGGGAATATCGCGAGCCCCTTACTTTGTCCACCGGAGATGAAATTGAGGAATTGGCCGATGAAGTCAATCGCATGAACCAACAATTGATGTCCCAGTTCGCCGGATTGGAAAGCCAAGTTGAGATGAAAACCCAGGAAGTAAAATACCTTGAGGAGTCGACTATTAAAATTTTGGATAATGTGCCTGACCCGGTCCTCATGGTCGGACCAGATGAACAAATCGAATATTTAAATAACGCCTCGAAAGAAGCCTTTGCCGTCGCCAATGGCGAGATGATCGGTTCCCCACTGTTTCAAATTTTCTCATTGGACCCCGCAACACAAGACCGGCTTAAACAGGAAATGCACGCTGTCCAAATAACGGAACCTCCATCTTCAGACAATACAAAGACCAATCCGTCTAACGCCTCGTTGCAAGACCCCTTGGTTCCCACCAATTGGACCCAAACAGGGACGCATCGCCAGGAAATTCGAATCAATCAGCGAACGTTCCGGTACCGGTGGTTTGGTGTCCAGGCCCGACCGGGAAGGGGGCCGAGTGTCGGATTGGTATTACGAGATACAACGGAGGAAAGCATTCTTCAGGACAGGGTCATCCAAGGGGAAAAATTGGCAAGCTTGGGGGTTCTAAGCGCCGGGATTGGACATGAGCTCAATAATCCGTTAGTCGGAGTCATTGGATTAGGCGAAGCAATACAAGAAGAGACTAATCCCGAACAAATCAAAGAATATGCCAGGGGCATCGTACAACATGGAAAACGTATGGCTTCCATTGTTCGGGACTTTACCGGTCAATCCGGGAAAAAATTGACCGAAGGGCAATCGCTCATTAACCTCAATGAACTGTTGGAACAATCTCTGACCACGGTCAAGGATCTCTTCCCATCAATCCCGGTTAATATTCAGACTCACCTGGGGTCCATCCCATCCATTCAAGGAAAAGCCCTGGAACTCGGACAAGCCTTTACCAACATTATCACTAATGCTTTTCAATCGATGAAACAAGGTGGGAAGCTTGATATTTCAACAGAAACGTCAGGACACGAACTGGAAATCCGCATTCAAGACACGGGCGGCGGTATCCCTCCAACGCATCTACCAAGAGTCTTTGATCCTTTTTTTACCACGAAAGGCCAGGGAGAAGGATCGGGCCTTGGACTCACCGTTGCCTATCGGATTATCAATAAATTAGGCGGACATATTCGAATGGAAAGTGAAGAGGGCCGGGGTACGACCTGTTTAATTACCTTACCCGTCTCGAATGCCCACCTGGCAAAGGAAAGGAATTCGACGTCATGA
- a CDS encoding HAMP domain-containing sensor histidine kinase gives MSTVDPPITVAILGAGKGGTAMLESFLNLPHIRLLGIADTNPHALGFQLARLHNIPTVSHPLKLIQEDKLNLIIDVTGDPILPSYITEHKHSGAEVLGGTAAKVLSELIQHQTFIQAQLFHSEKLASMGTFASGIAHDINNPLYVILAMAEEIQEENNLDRIRQHAASIHEAAQRIQAISRNITDYVRTSSHQELEQIDLHARLDEALSISRFATKFREITVQKHYQNGLTVQAKPEEILQVFINLITNAIHAMEEKGSLTITTSHNNGTVQIAISDTGCGISPEHLKKIFNPFFSTKPKGQGTGLGLYNVKTIVKKYHGDLEVESEPGKGTTFRLSFPVISPAENMVSREKP, from the coding sequence ATGTCAACCGTTGATCCTCCAATTACCGTTGCCATTCTCGGGGCCGGCAAAGGGGGAACGGCCATGTTGGAATCCTTTCTTAATTTACCCCATATCCGCCTATTGGGCATTGCCGACACCAATCCTCACGCCCTGGGCTTTCAATTGGCCAGACTTCACAATATCCCGACTGTCTCCCACCCTCTGAAGCTTATTCAAGAAGACAAGTTGAATTTGATCATCGACGTGACCGGCGATCCCATACTTCCTTCATACATTACGGAGCACAAACACAGCGGAGCTGAAGTGCTCGGAGGAACCGCCGCCAAAGTTCTCTCAGAGTTGATCCAACATCAAACCTTTATCCAAGCCCAACTGTTTCATTCGGAAAAACTAGCCAGCATGGGAACTTTTGCCTCAGGGATTGCCCATGACATTAATAACCCGCTGTATGTCATTTTGGCGATGGCCGAAGAAATTCAAGAGGAAAACAATCTCGATCGAATTCGACAACATGCCGCCAGCATCCATGAGGCGGCACAACGCATTCAAGCCATTTCACGAAATATTACGGACTATGTTCGCACATCCAGTCATCAGGAACTCGAACAAATCGACCTCCATGCAAGACTGGATGAAGCCTTAAGCATTTCCAGGTTTGCGACAAAATTTCGAGAAATTACGGTTCAGAAACATTACCAAAACGGCTTGACTGTCCAGGCTAAACCCGAAGAAATTCTCCAGGTATTCATCAATCTGATTACCAACGCCATCCATGCCATGGAAGAAAAAGGCAGCCTCACCATTACCACCTCACATAACAATGGAACAGTTCAGATTGCTATCAGCGATACAGGCTGTGGCATTTCCCCCGAACACCTCAAAAAAATTTTCAATCCCTTCTTCTCAACCAAACCTAAGGGCCAAGGGACAGGCCTCGGACTGTATAACGTTAAAACGATTGTCAAGAAGTACCATGGCGACCTTGAAGTCGAAAGTGAACCAGGGAAAGGCACCACGTTCCGCTTGTCCTTCCCCGTCATTTCTCCTGCAGAAAATATGGTGTCTCGTGAAAAGCCCTGA
- a CDS encoding response regulator: MAETTAAMFGGHKTNGLVLVVDDEPDVRKVVRMTLEKAGYDVIEAEDGEKAIQEVQKGENPLMLDVIISDIRMPKINGVEAINYFQQQYPRVPLIVLTGFPDMEMATGFLKQGIVDYLVKPVEKEKLIKSVATAMEKRDLNRL; this comes from the coding sequence ATGGCGGAAACAACTGCAGCAATGTTTGGCGGACACAAAACCAACGGCCTGGTTCTGGTCGTGGACGATGAGCCCGATGTCCGAAAAGTTGTACGGATGACTCTCGAAAAGGCCGGATATGATGTCATTGAGGCTGAGGATGGGGAAAAGGCAATTCAGGAAGTGCAGAAAGGCGAAAACCCCTTAATGTTGGACGTCATCATTTCCGATATTCGCATGCCGAAAATCAACGGCGTGGAAGCCATTAACTACTTTCAGCAACAATACCCGCGCGTTCCACTCATCGTACTCACGGGATTCCCGGACATGGAAATGGCCACGGGGTTTCTGAAGCAAGGGATCGTGGATTATCTCGTCAAACCGGTTGAAAAGGAAAAATTAATTAAATCCGTGGCCACTGCCATGGAAAAACGAGATCTCAATCGCTTGTAA
- a CDS encoding mechanosensitive ion channel family protein, translating into MLQDFWQEFLIVWHIGILNTSLGDIFLALSIFLMFLFARRIVFRFLSHVFKKLATRTQTDTDARILDAIERPLEFTFVIIGLYISGQVVSLSPPLNAVFGQIIRSLIAFTIFWSIFRILDPLSILLDRFITFFGNQTMHETIKGFFLKVSKFIVVCLGVAAVFQEWGFNVAAVLGSLGLVGMAVALGAQDFIKNMFAGLTIFMDRVFEKGNWIKTPDVEGTVEDIGFRATKVRQFDKALVTIPNSKLANEALINYSRMTNRRIYWKIGIEYRSTHDQIRNIIHGISTYIYECGDFETNPEKTKTFIFLDSFGNSSIDIMLYCFTKTIVWGEWLEAKERLAYKIKETVEGEKASFAFPSSSIYIESLPFGTPESFMPPRSRSPSSPSPT; encoded by the coding sequence ATGCTCCAAGATTTTTGGCAGGAATTTCTTATCGTATGGCACATCGGCATTTTGAATACCAGCTTGGGTGACATTTTCTTAGCCTTAAGCATCTTTCTGATGTTCTTGTTTGCCAGACGAATTGTGTTTCGCTTTCTGTCACATGTCTTCAAAAAGCTCGCGACACGAACTCAAACGGATACGGATGCCCGAATTCTGGACGCCATTGAGCGCCCCCTTGAATTTACCTTTGTGATTATCGGACTCTATATTTCAGGACAGGTCGTGTCCTTGTCTCCCCCGTTAAATGCGGTCTTTGGACAAATCATCAGATCTTTGATTGCCTTCACAATTTTCTGGTCTATTTTTCGAATACTTGATCCGCTTTCCATCCTGCTAGATCGGTTCATCACGTTCTTCGGCAACCAAACCATGCATGAAACCATCAAAGGCTTTTTCCTCAAAGTTTCAAAATTCATCGTGGTCTGCTTAGGTGTGGCCGCCGTATTTCAAGAATGGGGATTCAATGTCGCGGCGGTCCTTGGTAGCTTAGGACTGGTCGGCATGGCGGTCGCCCTTGGGGCACAGGATTTCATTAAGAATATGTTTGCCGGACTCACAATTTTCATGGATCGGGTTTTTGAAAAAGGTAATTGGATTAAAACGCCTGATGTGGAAGGCACGGTAGAGGATATCGGATTTCGTGCGACAAAGGTCCGTCAATTTGATAAGGCTCTGGTTACCATCCCTAATTCCAAATTGGCCAATGAAGCATTAATCAATTACTCCCGCATGACGAACCGGAGAATTTATTGGAAGATCGGGATCGAGTATCGTTCGACTCATGATCAAATTCGGAACATCATCCATGGCATTTCGACCTATATTTACGAATGTGGTGACTTTGAAACCAATCCGGAAAAGACCAAAACCTTTATTTTTTTGGATTCATTCGGCAACTCGAGCATTGACATTATGCTGTATTGTTTTACGAAGACCATTGTGTGGGGTGAGTGGTTGGAAGCCAAAGAACGCTTGGCATACAAAATCAAGGAAACCGTCGAGGGCGAGAAGGCCAGCTTTGCGTTTCCATCGAGTTCCATTTATATCGAAAGTCTGCCATTCGGCACACCGGAATCTTTCATGCCTCCCCGCTCCCGGTCGCCTTCTTCTCCATCGCCAACATAG
- a CDS encoding MBL fold metallo-hydrolase: protein MKISFHGAARSVTGSRHLIHAGSSRLLLDCGMFQGHRDQAAKLNRHLGFDPKSLTAVCLSHAHIDHSGALPVLAKEKFRGSVHMTSATADLTKILLEDSAKIQQSDCRYVNKKERRRGKTCVTPFYSMDDVQNITNRFRGVRYGTSLSPAPNLKVQFHDAGHILGSAGIWVKHQSRGNTTSVLYSGDLGRANMPILRDPHLPPPCDVLIIESTYGDRLHEDDQAKRKTIAKELVDHAIQHKSKIIVPAFSVGRTQEIIMRIKELVTYEEVDPIPIFIDSPLALKATKVFRQHPECYDEETYRTFTSTGDVFAAKYINFISTAQDSKLLNRRSGPCVIISASGMCEGGRVVHHLKHTIEDEANVIVLVGWQAEHTLGRKLAEEWDTVPIFGIPTRRRAQVVRLNGYSAHADREDLLAYVRAITPHPRKVFVVHGEERQSLAFAMRLTTEFPGMEVEVPRPDSMYDM, encoded by the coding sequence ATGAAAATTTCGTTTCATGGAGCCGCCCGATCCGTCACGGGGAGTCGCCATCTCATTCACGCGGGATCCTCCCGCCTGCTTCTGGACTGCGGCATGTTTCAAGGGCATCGAGACCAAGCGGCCAAACTCAATCGTCACCTCGGCTTTGATCCAAAATCCCTGACAGCCGTATGCTTATCCCATGCCCACATCGACCATTCCGGGGCGCTTCCAGTCCTGGCCAAAGAAAAATTTCGCGGATCGGTCCATATGACGTCGGCCACGGCAGATCTGACCAAAATTTTACTGGAAGATTCCGCTAAGATTCAGCAAAGTGACTGCCGGTACGTCAACAAAAAAGAACGACGCAGAGGAAAAACATGTGTCACACCCTTCTATTCGATGGACGATGTCCAGAACATCACCAATCGGTTTCGAGGAGTCCGTTACGGGACCTCCCTCTCTCCTGCCCCCAATCTAAAGGTGCAATTTCATGATGCCGGGCATATCCTCGGATCGGCGGGAATCTGGGTCAAGCACCAGAGTCGTGGCAATACCACTTCGGTCTTGTATTCGGGAGACCTGGGAAGGGCCAACATGCCGATCCTTCGTGATCCTCATTTGCCTCCCCCCTGTGATGTGCTGATCATTGAATCGACCTATGGAGACCGACTGCATGAGGACGACCAAGCCAAACGAAAAACGATTGCGAAAGAACTCGTAGACCATGCGATTCAGCATAAAAGCAAAATTATTGTTCCGGCCTTTTCGGTTGGCCGCACTCAAGAAATTATCATGCGCATTAAGGAACTCGTGACCTATGAAGAAGTCGACCCCATTCCGATTTTTATCGACTCCCCTCTCGCGTTGAAAGCCACCAAAGTGTTTCGCCAACACCCGGAATGCTATGACGAGGAAACCTATCGCACTTTTACCTCGACCGGCGATGTCTTTGCCGCCAAATACATCAATTTCATCTCGACGGCTCAAGACAGCAAGCTTCTGAATCGGCGTAGCGGCCCCTGTGTGATTATTTCAGCTTCCGGCATGTGCGAAGGGGGGCGCGTCGTCCATCATCTCAAACATACCATTGAGGATGAAGCCAATGTGATCGTCCTGGTGGGATGGCAGGCCGAGCATACCTTAGGACGCAAACTGGCGGAGGAATGGGACACCGTCCCGATTTTTGGAATTCCCACGCGACGCCGTGCTCAAGTGGTCCGATTAAATGGATACTCCGCTCATGCGGACCGGGAGGATCTCCTCGCGTATGTCCGTGCCATCACCCCTCATCCTCGAAAAGTCTTTGTGGTGCATGGTGAAGAGCGCCAGTCTCTCGCCTTTGCCATGAGGCTGACCACGGAATTTCCCGGCATGGAAGTGGAGGTTCCTCGCCCGGATTCCATGTATGACATGTAA
- a CDS encoding LOG family protein, with protein sequence MTNLPQSDPPLLSSPAYKRADSDLDYLQRDELRAVRLQLEWFKPELIQQDEGIESTIVVFGSARLLEPAAAKAKLLIAEEKLAASPHDPEKKRGVAIAKNQKAYSPYYQEAREFGRLVSSSCQIDGRRKFVIITGGGPGIMEAANRGAADVKAKSIGLNIALPHEQLPNPYITPELCFQFRYFALRKMHFLNRAKALVVFPGGFGTMDELFETLTLLQTGKVCDVSVVLIGRPFWEDLINWEKFVEYGLIAGEDLQLFHYAETAGEAWSIIMAEHPLEAPS encoded by the coding sequence ATGACCAATTTGCCACAATCTGATCCTCCTCTTCTGTCTTCTCCGGCATACAAACGGGCAGACTCCGACCTTGATTATTTGCAGCGAGACGAACTCAGGGCGGTCCGGCTTCAACTGGAATGGTTTAAACCGGAACTGATCCAACAGGACGAGGGTATCGAATCCACCATTGTGGTGTTCGGCAGTGCCAGACTTCTGGAACCGGCCGCAGCCAAAGCCAAGCTCTTGATCGCGGAAGAAAAGCTGGCCGCCTCACCACACGATCCTGAAAAAAAACGGGGCGTGGCCATTGCCAAAAACCAGAAGGCGTATTCTCCCTACTATCAGGAAGCGCGGGAGTTTGGCCGCCTGGTGTCTTCCAGTTGTCAGATAGACGGACGTCGAAAATTCGTCATCATCACCGGCGGGGGTCCCGGTATCATGGAGGCCGCCAATCGAGGTGCAGCCGATGTAAAGGCCAAATCCATTGGACTGAATATTGCATTACCACATGAGCAATTGCCCAATCCTTATATTACTCCTGAACTGTGTTTTCAATTTCGTTACTTTGCCCTTCGGAAAATGCACTTCCTCAATCGAGCCAAAGCCTTGGTGGTCTTTCCCGGCGGATTCGGGACCATGGACGAATTATTTGAGACCCTGACCCTTCTTCAAACAGGAAAAGTATGTGACGTCTCAGTCGTACTCATCGGACGACCCTTTTGGGAAGATCTCATTAATTGGGAGAAATTTGTGGAGTATGGATTGATTGCGGGTGAAGACCTGCAATTGTTTCATTATGCTGAAACCGCAGGGGAAGCCTGGAGCATTATCATGGCCGAACATCCACTTGAAGCCCCCTCATGA
- a CDS encoding Crp/Fnr family transcriptional regulator: MKAPTSPTIPECEVCPNRESSDICQLVPSVEEPFGLIKRRAMYQAGQFVFYEGHVALGLYILCQGRVKLTRLNRKGQQRLVDILDSGQLLEKQAFQEQPVHQVTCEVLEPSQICLLDRTSFLAFLEDHGALAVKLVQVLSKEMTAVLNAADQFAFTPARERLAGLLLKLSDRFGKHDDAGIRISLKLKREDLAQMTAVTVETLVRLLRDFQEDHLITVHGRELTIMNADRLTKIAGMSPSH, encoded by the coding sequence ATGAAAGCACCCACTTCTCCAACCATTCCTGAATGTGAAGTTTGCCCCAATCGGGAATCGTCTGATATCTGCCAACTCGTGCCTTCCGTGGAAGAACCCTTCGGGCTTATTAAACGCAGGGCCATGTATCAGGCCGGCCAATTTGTATTCTATGAAGGGCATGTGGCTCTGGGATTGTATATTCTCTGCCAGGGGCGTGTGAAACTGACCCGGCTCAATCGCAAGGGGCAACAGCGGTTGGTGGACATTTTGGATTCAGGCCAACTTCTGGAAAAACAGGCTTTTCAGGAACAGCCGGTCCATCAGGTTACGTGTGAAGTCTTGGAGCCTTCGCAAATTTGTCTGTTGGATCGCACCAGTTTTCTCGCATTTCTGGAAGACCATGGTGCGTTAGCGGTCAAACTTGTTCAGGTGCTCAGTAAAGAAATGACGGCTGTGTTGAATGCAGCCGATCAATTTGCGTTCACTCCGGCACGGGAGCGATTAGCCGGACTCTTATTGAAGTTGAGCGATCGATTCGGGAAACACGATGATGCAGGGATTCGCATTTCGCTCAAACTCAAACGAGAGGATCTTGCACAAATGACGGCTGTCACCGTAGAGACCTTGGTCCGGCTTCTTCGTGATTTCCAGGAAGATCACCTCATTACGGTGCATGGACGGGAATTAACGATTATGAATGCCGATCGCTTGACGAAAATTGCCGGCATGTCCCCCTCTCATTGA
- a CDS encoding RNA-binding protein: protein MGSKLYVGGLPYSATQAELTDLFSAHGTVESANVISDKFTGQSRGFGFVEMSTGEEAQAAIAALNSTEFGGRTLTVNEAKPQAPRTGGGGGGRGGFGGSGGGGGDFGGKRRSRF, encoded by the coding sequence ATGGGTTCAAAATTGTATGTAGGTGGGTTGCCGTATTCAGCGACTCAAGCAGAATTAACCGACCTGTTTTCGGCACACGGCACCGTCGAATCAGCTAACGTCATCAGCGACAAGTTCACCGGCCAATCGCGCGGGTTCGGATTTGTTGAAATGTCTACCGGAGAGGAAGCGCAAGCCGCAATTGCAGCCTTGAACTCTACGGAGTTCGGTGGCCGTACATTGACGGTAAACGAGGCCAAACCCCAAGCTCCACGAACCGGTGGCGGCGGAGGTGGCCGGGGTGGATTCGGTGGCAGTGGCGGAGGCGGAGGAGATTTTGGAGGAAAACGGCGCAGCCGATTCTAA
- a CDS encoding TolC family protein has translation MWFKQIICLIMLYGLCWQPALAATDTTPQAAAPTYSLKEILNMALEKNPLMNESEGVIEQREGDKISASAYPNPTLWVQSGRGTVREPTGPTLTERYATLYQPIEWPGKRAARQQAAQAGLDGALASKEEAKLNLIAATKEAFYDLLFAERQTATAIQNVRTMKEVQKAVIRRVDAGEAPPFDAVKIQVESMKVQKEVARTRGVVQSIQASLNSLTAGALGLEFSIDGDFAIWPGALHLETLSQQTLANHPIITKWKKLIAQAQHTHRQEQQARVPDVTLSGGYQRDAGREAYIAGVSIPFPVWNQRQGDIAQAKGALRQREASLLRAKQDLLKGIAQQIQLSQAAAAQIATYEKGLLKQAQEALRIAQVSFKYGEASLLDVLDAQRVLRQTHIDYAQAKYDLSIALTELERVTGGTVQP, from the coding sequence ATGTGGTTTAAACAGATCATTTGCCTCATCATGCTATACGGTCTCTGCTGGCAACCCGCGTTGGCAGCGACTGACACCACACCACAGGCTGCGGCCCCGACCTATAGTCTGAAAGAAATTCTGAACATGGCCTTAGAGAAAAATCCCCTTATGAACGAAAGTGAGGGGGTCATCGAACAAAGAGAAGGAGACAAAATCTCTGCCTCCGCTTATCCCAACCCCACCCTATGGGTTCAGAGTGGACGTGGAACCGTCAGAGAACCTACCGGTCCGACTCTCACCGAACGATATGCCACCCTCTATCAGCCCATCGAATGGCCGGGGAAACGGGCGGCACGACAACAGGCAGCTCAAGCAGGATTGGACGGAGCCCTGGCTTCAAAAGAAGAAGCCAAACTGAATTTGATTGCCGCAACCAAAGAGGCTTTCTATGACCTCTTATTCGCCGAACGCCAAACGGCGACGGCCATCCAAAATGTTCGCACGATGAAAGAAGTCCAAAAGGCCGTGATTCGTCGTGTTGACGCCGGTGAAGCACCCCCATTTGATGCCGTGAAAATCCAGGTAGAGAGCATGAAAGTTCAAAAAGAGGTCGCCCGGACCAGGGGTGTGGTCCAGTCTATCCAAGCCTCATTAAATAGCCTCACTGCCGGGGCGTTGGGGCTTGAATTCTCCATTGATGGCGATTTCGCCATCTGGCCTGGAGCCTTACATCTCGAAACACTCTCGCAGCAGACTCTGGCGAACCATCCCATCATTACCAAATGGAAAAAACTGATAGCACAAGCGCAGCACACCCACCGTCAGGAACAACAGGCTCGCGTGCCCGATGTGACGCTGAGTGGAGGATACCAGCGAGACGCAGGCCGAGAAGCCTATATCGCCGGGGTTTCCATTCCTTTTCCGGTCTGGAATCAACGACAGGGGGACATTGCCCAAGCCAAAGGCGCACTGCGACAACGGGAAGCGAGCCTCCTTCGGGCCAAGCAGGACCTGCTCAAAGGCATCGCCCAGCAGATCCAACTTTCTCAAGCCGCTGCGGCGCAAATTGCCACATACGAAAAAGGGTTGCTCAAACAGGCACAAGAGGCGCTACGTATCGCTCAAGTCAGCTTTAAATACGGGGAGGCCAGTCTGCTGGATGTGCTGGATGCCCAACGGGTCTTGCGGCAAACACACATTGACTATGCGCAGGCCAAATACGATCTCTCGATCGCTCTGACCGAACTGGAACGCGTCACCGGCGGAACCGTACAACCCTGA